GTGTAGTCGTAGCGCCGTTTGTCGGTGGAGAGACCCCTGCCCTCGTCGAAGGCGAACGACCCCTGGTCGGTCGCGCATTTTCGCTTCTTCGGTTTCGGGATGGGTTAATGAACTCGGCGCGGCGACGGCGCTTGAGGATCTGCTGGGTCGTTTGCCCTTGCGGGTCCAGCTCGCAATGGCGGGTCGGATAGCTGAACGGAGAGTTAAGAATCGGCCGGTCGAAGAATGGGTTACTCAGGCCGCAGTGCGTCTCAGGTGGTCTCGATCCTCGAGCGGCTTCGCGAGCGGGGCTGTCAGATTTTCTGTGTGTTGAGCCATACACTGCCCGCGAGGGCGGGAGGATTGTATGGCGAAGAACGACGCAGAAGGATTTCCCAAGGAACTGCTGGACCAGCTGCTGGCCGGGCGTGACCCGAAAACGGTGCTCGATTCCGGGGGTCTGCTCGGCGATTTGAAGAAGGCGCTGGCCGAGCGGATGCTCAACGCCGAGATGGACGTGCATCTGGCGAACGAGGCCGAAGCGGGGCTGCGCAACCATCGCAACGGCACCAGCGGCAAGACGGTGCTGACCCCGGAAGGCTCGCTCGAGCTGTCGATTCCGCGCGACCGGCACGGTCGCTTCGACCCGACGTTGATCGGCAAGTACCGCCGACGCTTTCCCGGTTTTGACGACAAAATCATCGCGCTCTACGCTCGGGGTATGAGTACCCGGGACATCCAGGCCCACGTGCGCGAGCTCTACGGCATTGAGATCTCGCCCGATCTGGTCTCGGCGGTGACCGACTCGGTGATCGACGAGGTGAGCGCCTGGCAGGCCCGCCCGCTCGAGGCGAGCTATGCCCTCGTGTTCTTCGATGCGCTGCGGGTGAAGATCCGCGACGAAGGTCTGGTGAAGAACAAGGCCGTGTATCTGGCGATCGGCATGCGGGCCTCCGGTCACAAGGAGGTCCTCGGGCTGTGGATCGAGCACAGCGAAGGGGCCAAGTTCTGGCTGCGCGTGATGAACGAGATTCGCGGCCGTGGCACCCAGGACATCCTGATCGCCGTGGTCGACGGCCTCAAGGGCTTCCCGGAGGGCTTCCCGGAGGCGATCAGCGCCGTGTTCCCAGACACCGTCGTACAGACCTGCATCGTGCACCTGATCCGCTATTCGATGCAGTTCGCCTCGTGGAAGGAGCGCAAGGCGATCGCGGCCGCGCTCAAGCCGGTATACCGCGCCGAGCACGCCGAGGCCGCAGCCGCTGAGCTTGAAACCTTCGACCAGGGACCGTGGGGTCGCAAATACCCCGCGATCGCACAGAGCTGGCGGCGCAACTGGGAGGCGGTCATTCCCTTTTTTGCGTTCCCCGCTGAAGTGCGCAAGATTATCTACACGACGAACGCGATCGAGTCGTTGAATGCCTCGGTGCGCAAGGCCGTGCGCAACAAGGGGCATTTCCCGAACGATCAGGCCGCTACCAAGTTGGTCTGGCTCGCGCTGCGCAACGTCGCACAGAAGTGGAAGAACCCACCGATCTCGTGGCATGCTGCCAAGGCACAACTGGCGATCCAGTTCGAACAACGATTCGTGTTGAGCGAGTAGTGATTCACCCACCGGCTCACACACAGAATTACTGACACTCCCTCGCGAGCCCGTTGACGCCCGCCCTGACGAGCGGCCGAAAATTTCTTGCACCACCTAAACGGCATAGCTGCCACCAGATTGCACAGCGCTA
This window of the Betaproteobacteria bacterium genome carries:
- a CDS encoding IS256 family transposase, which produces MAKNDAEGFPKELLDQLLAGRDPKTVLDSGGLLGDLKKALAERMLNAEMDVHLANEAEAGLRNHRNGTSGKTVLTPEGSLELSIPRDRHGRFDPTLIGKYRRRFPGFDDKIIALYARGMSTRDIQAHVRELYGIEISPDLVSAVTDSVIDEVSAWQARPLEASYALVFFDALRVKIRDEGLVKNKAVYLAIGMRASGHKEVLGLWIEHSEGAKFWLRVMNEIRGRGTQDILIAVVDGLKGFPEGFPEAISAVFPDTVVQTCIVHLIRYSMQFASWKERKAIAAALKPVYRAEHAEAAAAELETFDQGPWGRKYPAIAQSWRRNWEAVIPFFAFPAEVRKIIYTTNAIESLNASVRKAVRNKGHFPNDQAATKLVWLALRNVAQKWKNPPISWHAAKAQLAIQFEQRFVLSE